The uncultured Eubacteriales bacterium region AGCTGTTGTATCATTGCAAGGACTTGAGGGTAGTCGGCGCTTTGAAGTGTTCTAATTTTCATATCGCGCGCCCTCCCTTTGCCAGAACAAATTTCATACAAAAACGCCCCCTGTCCCTATGGACAGAGGGCGTAAAAAACGCGGTACCACCTCTGGTTCGCCCTCTCCTCGCGGAAAAGGGCCTCGTCGAGTGCCAACACACTCCCACGCGCTAACGGGCGTACCCGACACGGCCCTACTACGCCCTACAGGCGGTTCAGGCGGCTGCTCCGAGGGGTATTCACAAGCGCGTCCCGTCCCCCTTCCACCAGTACAGGGGCTCTCTGCGCGCGGACACGGTCTTGCTACTCTTCCTCGTCATCACAGTTCCATTATGGCAAATATTATAAAGGGTCCGCCGCAGTTTGTCAACAGGGGTTTGCAGTAGTATGGCCTTATGCTCTGCTCATATACCGCTCGGCGGCATCCAGCAGCTCTCCGGCCCCCTCCAGCATGGCGCTGGTAATATGTGCGCCGCCGGTGAGCCGGGCCAATTCCTCCTTGCGGCGATCCCTGGAGAGGGTCTCAACGTGTGTAAAGGTCCTTCCCTTGCTCTCCCCCTTTTCCACGGAAAAATGTACATCCGCCATGGCGGCAATCTGGGGCAGATGGGTAACGCAGAGGACCTGCTTGTGAGCGGCCACGTCTGCCATTTTCTCGGCCACCTTCTGGGCCGCCCGGCCCGAAACGCCGGTGTCTACCTCATCGAAGACCAAGGTGGTCACGTCGTCGTTCTCAGCCAGCACATTTTTAAGGGCCAGCATGATCCGGGCGAGCTCGCCGCCCGAGGCGATCTTCTGGATGGGCTTCAATGCCTCGCCCATGTTGGCCGACATGAGGAATTGCACCTCATCCATGCCGGTGCCATCCAGACCCAGATCCCCGGGTTTGGGGCTGAATTCAGCCT contains the following coding sequences:
- a CDS encoding hypothetical protein (Evidence 5 : No homology to any previously reported sequences), which produces MLYVDRVQLLYHCKDLRVVGALKCSNFHIARPPFARTNFIQKRPLSLWTEGVKNAVPPLVRPLLAEKGLVECQHTPTR